A region from the Ichthyobacterium seriolicida genome encodes:
- a CDS encoding outer membrane beta-barrel family protein: MSHNKFLPTIKKSFLSLLVSMITITSYSQYRISGKIQDSDKLPLEYTEVILQTLDSVAIKSKLTDKEGYFIIDDINKGEYELIMRYFSENIHNQIISVEKDLDLKTIYVNPDVSLKEIVLEAKNPVIEKKPDRLILNVENSVAATGRNALEVLKITPRLKVENDKISMIGKEGMSVMINGRIVQFSGEELSNYLMTLNSEDLKKIEVIPNPPAKYSAAGNSGLINIVTKKSIIDQWNASLKGSYLQRSKPSGTTGASFNFKKGDLEIISRIGYSYYMFVSREKSQTEYAKPWKANNNKERTVNFLSPKLGLEYKINDKLSTGFDYNFFFGKPFVNENSKTTQGYDTSSEIDYETITKNDMQFRQNSLNYHIIYDIDTIGRKLSLDFDFMNYNFKAKRDIGIKTLVLSEGSNNKILNKHDKDKSYGVQDVVNYSVNLDMEHPTEFANYNYGGRAVFIETNSPNKYYDILNGKEILNTQTSNEFNYRENNQAIYFSAQKNISEKFQAKIGLRYEFTQTKGHSKTLNKTNKTTYSELFPTVYLSYNLDDHNSFNINYGKRIKRPSYWHLNPFVWETSKNVYVKGNQHLKPSFTDNIELEYTYKGISFTAISYSYTSDGFGEISKIDKSTNKTERMHLNYYDKKNIGINQTFIYNLTEWWNLNATANVYYQHTDSKAELPLKKLSGWNSYFNLSNNFILTPDKTLSANLNFVYVPAGIYELENIDSYNNLNFSLRWLLLDKNLTLSLNTTDIFNSSIRNSTTVYDGIESSYEYFHDDRSIMVGISYRFGDNFRSTRARSKNREEQSRTSQ, encoded by the coding sequence ATGAGTCATAATAAATTTCTTCCAACTATTAAAAAATCATTTCTGTCATTATTAGTGTCGATGATTACTATTACTAGTTATTCTCAATACAGGATAAGTGGAAAAATTCAAGACAGTGATAAGTTACCTTTGGAATATACAGAGGTAATACTCCAGACTTTAGACTCTGTAGCAATAAAATCTAAACTTACAGACAAGGAAGGATATTTCATCATAGATGATATAAATAAGGGAGAATATGAACTGATCATGAGGTATTTTTCTGAGAATATTCACAATCAAATTATTTCAGTCGAGAAAGATTTAGACCTAAAAACTATATATGTAAATCCAGATGTGTCTCTTAAAGAAATCGTTCTAGAAGCCAAAAACCCTGTAATAGAGAAAAAGCCAGATAGACTAATATTAAATGTAGAGAACTCAGTGGCTGCAACTGGAAGAAACGCCTTAGAAGTACTGAAAATAACTCCTAGATTAAAAGTAGAAAACGATAAAATATCTATGATAGGAAAAGAAGGCATGTCAGTTATGATTAATGGCAGAATAGTCCAATTCTCTGGAGAAGAGCTGTCTAACTATCTAATGACACTTAATTCAGAAGACTTGAAGAAAATAGAAGTTATACCCAATCCTCCTGCTAAATACAGTGCAGCAGGCAATAGCGGATTGATAAATATCGTAACTAAAAAATCTATAATAGATCAATGGAATGCCTCATTAAAAGGATCCTATTTACAGAGAAGCAAGCCCTCGGGAACAACAGGAGCTAGTTTTAATTTCAAAAAAGGAGATTTAGAGATAATTAGTAGAATAGGTTATTCTTATTACATGTTTGTAAGCAGAGAAAAGTCTCAGACTGAATATGCTAAGCCATGGAAAGCAAATAATAATAAAGAAAGAACCGTAAATTTCCTTTCTCCTAAATTAGGATTGGAGTATAAGATAAATGATAAATTATCAACTGGTTTTGATTATAATTTTTTTTTCGGTAAACCATTTGTAAATGAAAATAGTAAGACTACCCAAGGTTATGACACCTCTTCTGAAATTGACTATGAAACAATAACCAAGAACGATATGCAATTTAGACAAAATTCCCTAAACTATCACATTATATACGATATTGATACTATAGGCAGAAAATTGTCTTTAGATTTTGATTTTATGAATTACAATTTTAAAGCAAAACGAGATATAGGCATTAAAACACTTGTTCTAAGTGAAGGGTCAAATAATAAAATACTCAATAAACATGATAAAGACAAAAGTTATGGAGTTCAAGATGTAGTTAATTATTCTGTGAATTTAGATATGGAACACCCTACTGAATTTGCCAATTATAATTACGGAGGACGAGCTGTATTTATCGAGACTAACAGCCCGAATAAATATTACGACATTCTAAATGGAAAAGAAATATTAAATACCCAAACCAGCAATGAATTTAATTATAGAGAGAATAATCAAGCGATATATTTCAGTGCACAAAAGAACATTTCAGAAAAATTTCAAGCTAAAATAGGATTGAGATATGAATTTACTCAAACTAAAGGGCATTCAAAAACCCTTAATAAAACTAATAAAACTACTTACTCAGAACTATTTCCCACTGTGTATTTGTCGTATAATCTAGATGATCATAATTCCTTTAACATAAATTATGGCAAGAGAATAAAAAGACCTTCGTATTGGCATTTAAACCCTTTTGTTTGGGAGACAAGTAAAAATGTATATGTTAAAGGTAATCAACATTTGAAACCTTCCTTTACTGATAATATCGAACTGGAATACACTTATAAAGGCATAAGCTTTACTGCTATATCTTACTCTTATACTAGTGATGGTTTCGGAGAGATATCTAAAATAGACAAATCTACCAATAAAACAGAGCGTATGCATCTAAATTATTATGATAAAAAAAATATTGGCATCAATCAGACTTTTATTTACAATCTTACAGAATGGTGGAATTTAAATGCCACTGCTAATGTATATTATCAGCATACCGATTCCAAAGCTGAATTACCCCTAAAAAAACTTAGTGGTTGGAATAGTTATTTTAACTTGTCTAACAATTTTATCCTGACCCCTGATAAGACTTTATCAGCAAATCTGAACTTTGTATATGTACCAGCTGGTATTTATGAACTAGAAAATATTGACTCTTATAATAATTTAAATTTCTCCTTAAGGTGGTTATTATTAGATAAAAACCTAACTCTTAGCTTAAACACCACTGACATATTTAATTCTTCTATAAGGAATTCTACTACTGTTTATGATGGCATAGAATCTTCTTATGAATATTTTCATGACGACAGGTCTATAATGGTAGGTATAAGCTACAGGTTTGGAGATAATTTTAGATCTACCAGAGCTAGAAGTAAAAATAGAGAAGAACAAAGTAGGACTAGTCAATAG